One Bacteroidota bacterium genomic window, GATGGTCAATATTTAGGAAGAGATTTACAAATTCATCAGGCAGATGGTTTTGATTATTACACCACATTTTCGCTTTGGGATACCTATAGAGCTGAGCATCCTTTGTTGACCATTATTGATCAAAAAAGGACGAATGATTTTATAAACACATTTGTTAAACAATATGAACAAGGTGGAAGCTTACCGGTTTGGGAATTTGCAGCCAACGAAACCATGTGCATGATTGGTTATCATTCCATTCCGGTTATAGTAGATGCATATATGAAAGGCATACGAAATTATAACATAGAGAAAGTATATGAAGCTATGAAACACAGTGCAAATCTGGATCATTTAGGATTGGAAGCCTACAAAAAATATGGATATATCCCAGCTGATCAAGAACCTGAATCTGTTTCAAAAACCCTCGAATATGCTTATGACGATTGGTGCATTGCCCAAATGGCAAAAGAATTAGGAAAGGAAGAAGATTTCAACTACTTCATTAAAAGGGCACAATCCTATAAAAACATTTTTGACAAAAGCACTGGTTTTATGCGTGCCAAATGGAACGGTAGCTGGTTCAGTCCTTTTGATCCAAAAGAGGTCAACATTCATTATACGGAAGCTAACTGCTGGCAATATAGTTTTTATGTTCCGCAGGATGTAAGTGGATTGATAAATTTGATGGGAGGGAAAGAAAAATTCATTGAAAAGTTGGATCAACTATTTACTGAAAGTAGTGAAACAACAGGACGTCAACAATCTGATATTACAGGCTTAATTGGACAATATGCACATGGCAATGAGCCTAGTCATCATATGGCTTATTTGTATGCTTATGCAAATGCTCCCTCTAAAACACAGGAAATGGCTGCTCGTATTATGAAAGAAATGTATACCGACCAGCCAGATGGATATGCTGGTAATGAAGATTGTGGACAGATGTCAGCATGGTATGTGATGAGTGCCATGGGTTTTTATCAGGTTACTCCGGGTTCTAATCAGTATGTTATTGGCAGTCCAGTTTTTGAAAAAGTAACTATCAATCTTGAAAATGGGAAGCAGTTCATCATTGAAGCTAATAAAGTGTCGGATGAAAATATCTATATCCAAGCTGCTACATTAAATGATCAGGATTATTCGAAATGTTTTATTTCACATGAAGATATTATGAACGGAGGGAGACTTTCCTTAGAAATGGGTGATCTGCCAAATAAGAATTGGGGAATTGAGAATGAAGATATTCCTCTAAGCCAAATAGAATCTGAAGGATTTT contains:
- a CDS encoding glycoside hydrolase family 92 protein; translated protein: DGQYLGRDLQIHQADGFDYYTTFSLWDTYRAEHPLLTIIDQKRTNDFINTFVKQYEQGGSLPVWEFAANETMCMIGYHSIPVIVDAYMKGIRNYNIEKVYEAMKHSANLDHLGLEAYKKYGYIPADQEPESVSKTLEYAYDDWCIAQMAKELGKEEDFNYFIKRAQSYKNIFDKSTGFMRAKWNGSWFSPFDPKEVNIHYTEANCWQYSFYVPQDVSGLINLMGGKEKFIEKLDQLFTESSETTGRQQSDITGLIGQYAHGNEPSHHMAYLYAYANAPSKTQEMAARIMKEMYTDQPDGYAGNEDCGQMSAWYVMSAMGFYQVTPGSNQYVIGSPVFEKVTINLENGKQFIIEANKVSDENIYIQAATLNDQDYSKCFISHEDIMNGGRLSLEMGDLPNKNWGIENEDIPLSQIESEGFLEAPTLKNKSKTFYDEMTLEFEEFSDEAVIFYSLFSNSIDALILGSLKKDNFSIGVDNQVKIYNEPIVISETTYLIAWIQKGELKSPSAIAHFIKSPIGRNIEIKSEYAPQYSADGDKSLIDGIRGDYNWRLGAWHGYEGKDFEAIVNFENGQVIDQISIGFLQDNPSWIFMPTEVEFYVSEFDHKFAKVGVVKSDVKLEDEKVQIKNFTLNIDKAKAVSIKIVAKSIKQCPSWHLGAGEKSWLFVDEVVID